The following coding sequences are from one Vicugna pacos chromosome 11, VicPac4, whole genome shotgun sequence window:
- the LOC107034893 gene encoding uncharacterized protein — protein sequence MCKPGPSGREHHRITNTEHVRGTGGHHAGRSRAGTRVRGKPPNSSPAAPAMAPLWVASHETALPPAAPPPPEVPPQAPPHPPSPFILSVNFLCLFLPILALLLLLLLLWFICRLCCKTIKAPPPTQERAKEPEDTGPMQTCPTVIVPCGCQGGQMEQMEGKLDRLCYFVQRCSQAPVMLCPPRAMGRCINCALMERQCKQMLCGQNTCLPPNQESFPLNSWCSRSQCFPPICSQPPSRLPPLISPPALEPCRATLSLPPP from the exons ATGTGCAAGCCTGGCCCATCAGGCAGAGAGCACCATAGAATCACAAACACTGAGCATGTCCGTGGGACTGGCGGCCATCATGCTGGGAGGAGCCGTGCAG GCACAAGGGTCAGGGGCAAGCCTCCCAACAGCTCCCCGGCAGCCCCCGCGATGGCACCTCTCTGGGTGGCCTCTCACGAGACGGCTCTTCCCCCAGCAGCACCTCCCCCACCTGAAGTGCCTCCCCAGGCACCACCTCACCCACCCTCCCCATTCATCCTCAGTGTCAACTTTCTCTGCCTGTTTTTGCCCATCCtggccctgctcctgctcctgctcctgctctggTTCATCTGTCGCCTGTGCTGCAAG ACCATCAAGGCTCCACCACCAACCCAGGAAAGAGCAAAG GAGCCTGAGGACACAGGTCCCATGCAGACATGCCCCACGGTGATTGTCCCCTGTGGGTGCCAAGGAGGCCAGATGGAACAGATGGAG GGAAAACTGGATCGTTTGTGTTACTTTGTTCAGCGCTGCAGCCAGGCACCAGTGATGCTGTGCCCGCCCAGGGCCATG GGGAGGTGCATCAATTGTGCCTTAATGGAGCGCCAGTGCAAGCAAATGCTCTGCGGCCAAAACACCTGCCTTCCACCCAACCAGGAGAGCTTCCCCCTCAACAGCTGGTGCTCGCGTTCTCAATGCTTTCCACCCATTTGCTCTCAGCCACCCTCCAGGTTGCCGCCACTGATCTCTCCCCCTGCCCTGGAGCCCTGCAGAGCTACtttgtccctcccacccccatag